One genomic segment of Betaproteobacteria bacterium includes these proteins:
- a CDS encoding bacteriocin produces MNNLLRELAPITPEAWAQIDNEAKRTLKLMLAARRLVDFNGPLGSDVSALSDGRVEDLASPIEKGVEGRLRKARTLVELRVPFELSRQELEAIGRGAQDPNLDPVRHAARAAAIAEDRAIFLGYPQAHIAGIAEASASSNLTLSEDYEAYPQVVAEATNKLRGAGVGGPYAIALGPRCFAGLTRTTKGGYPVMEHVRRLLDGPIVWAPAADGAIVMSLRGGDFELAVGQDFSIGYLDHTATTVRLYLQESFTFRVLAPEAAVPLRYPSASEGRTGAAASNRAANRERRG; encoded by the coding sequence ATGAACAACCTGTTGCGCGAGCTCGCCCCCATCACGCCCGAGGCCTGGGCGCAGATCGACAACGAAGCCAAACGCACGCTCAAGCTCATGCTGGCGGCGCGACGGCTGGTGGACTTCAACGGCCCGCTCGGCTCGGATGTCTCGGCGTTGAGCGACGGGCGCGTCGAAGACCTGGCGAGCCCGATCGAGAAGGGCGTCGAGGGCCGGCTGCGCAAGGCGCGCACGCTGGTGGAGCTGCGTGTGCCGTTCGAGCTCTCCCGTCAGGAGCTGGAGGCGATCGGCCGCGGTGCGCAGGATCCGAATCTCGATCCGGTGCGCCATGCCGCGCGCGCCGCCGCCATCGCGGAGGATCGCGCCATATTCCTGGGCTATCCTCAAGCGCATATCGCGGGAATCGCGGAAGCGTCGGCGTCCAGCAATCTCACGTTGAGCGAGGACTACGAGGCTTATCCTCAAGTGGTCGCCGAGGCGACCAACAAGCTGCGCGGCGCGGGCGTCGGCGGTCCCTATGCGATCGCACTCGGCCCACGCTGCTTCGCGGGTCTCACCCGTACCACCAAGGGCGGTTATCCGGTGATGGAGCACGTTCGCAGGCTGCTGGACGGACCGATCGTGTGGGCGCCCGCAGCGGACGGCGCGATCGTGATGAGCCTGCGCGGCGGCGACTTCGAGCTTGCAGTCGGTCAGGATTTCTCGATCGGCTATCTCGATCACACGGCCACCACGGTACGGCTGTACCTCCAGGAGAGCTTCACATTCCGAGTGCTGGCGCCGGAAGCGGCCGTGCCGCTGCGGTATCCGAGCGCTTCGGAAGGGCGCACCGGAGCGGCCGCATCGAATCGAGCCGCAAATAGAGAACGCCGAGGATGA
- a CDS encoding phosphate starvation-inducible protein PsiF, producing MKRIVIAASALLMAAGHSAFAAEGAGNKPQTTRMSQCSADAKGKGLKGDARKEYMSQCLRNPAARTAAKECGSAAAEKGLKGAQRKAFVSDCVKSKASAG from the coding sequence ATGAAACGCATCGTCATCGCAGCAAGCGCCCTCCTCATGGCCGCGGGCCACAGCGCCTTCGCGGCTGAAGGCGCGGGCAACAAGCCTCAGACCACACGCATGAGCCAATGCAGCGCCGACGCCAAGGGAAAGGGGCTCAAGGGCGACGCGCGCAAGGAGTACATGAGCCAGTGCCTGCGCAACCCGGCCGCGCGGACCGCGGCCAAGGAATGCGGCAGCGCCGCGGCCGAGAAAGGCTTGAAGGGCGCGCAGCGCAAGGCCTTCGTCAGCGACTGCGTCAAGAGCAAGGCCAGCGCGGGATAA
- a CDS encoding alpha/beta fold hydrolase, whose protein sequence is MRAAKVASDIPIHHSALAMTTVPAAVPADSHFVVRDAVRLHHLDWGNPDHPTIVLVHGSRLHAHVWNDFCRRFSDRYHIVAVDQRGHGDSSWCAKQGYALEDFYQDLRATVAERGLGRFTLVGHSLGGRVSMLFTERHPGHVERLVLVDIAAGRPANIGPDADLSRIAETPPPRAFDSQEEACEYLAQLMFRAPRPMIEESVRHGMRRLDDGRYTWKYDPALLQRTRGRGPAVDLWETVRRIEAPTLLQYGGVSRVVNEELAQRMASTMPRCRIERIEGAGHALFTDQPDAFAASMGRFLADA, encoded by the coding sequence ATGCGGGCCGCTAAGGTAGCATCGGACATTCCGATTCATCACAGCGCGCTCGCCATGACAACCGTTCCCGCCGCCGTTCCCGCCGATAGCCACTTCGTCGTTCGCGATGCCGTCCGCCTGCATCATCTCGATTGGGGCAATCCGGACCATCCCACGATCGTGCTGGTGCACGGCAGCCGCCTGCATGCGCACGTGTGGAACGACTTCTGCCGCCGCTTCAGCGATCGCTACCATATCGTCGCGGTCGACCAGCGCGGTCACGGCGACAGCAGCTGGTGCGCGAAGCAGGGCTACGCCCTGGAGGATTTCTATCAGGATCTGCGCGCGACCGTCGCCGAGCGCGGCCTCGGGCGCTTCACGCTGGTCGGCCATTCGCTCGGCGGGCGCGTTTCGATGCTCTTCACCGAGCGCCATCCCGGCCACGTCGAGCGGCTGGTGCTGGTCGATATCGCCGCCGGGCGGCCGGCCAACATCGGTCCCGACGCCGATCTGTCGCGCATTGCCGAGACGCCCCCGCCACGTGCGTTCGATTCGCAGGAAGAAGCTTGCGAATACCTCGCGCAACTCATGTTCCGCGCCCCGCGCCCCATGATCGAGGAGAGCGTGCGCCACGGCATGCGCCGGCTCGACGATGGCCGCTACACCTGGAAGTACGATCCGGCGCTCCTGCAGCGCACGCGCGGACGTGGGCCCGCCGTCGACCTGTGGGAGACGGTGCGGCGTATCGAGGCGCCGACGCTGTTGCAGTACGGCGGCGTGAGCCGCGTGGTGAACGAGGAGCTGGCGCAGCGCATGGCGTCGACCATGCCGCGCTGCCGGATCGAGCGCATCGAAGGCGCCGGCCACGCGCTCTTCACCGATCAACCCGATGCGTTCGCCGCCAGCATGGGCCGTTTTCTCGCGGACGCCTGA
- a CDS encoding DUF4743 domain-containing protein gives MPGPRPVRRPPEPVSAASPCSRPTRWSRSRSARPNRASWSDVGRQERLQAARSFDASRFVPFVADGRVLGHVRHDHAELLRRFDEILVVGEAGIGFRPALATHVERSEAMARIAHRFAIEGRLSAWRDETYDIACEDGGSAAFVLERCAVRFFGFTARAVHVNGVTQTDGRAAMWIARRSPHKAIDPGMLDNMVGGGLASGLSIEATLVKEAWEEAGIGERLARAARAANTLRVLREVPEGLHAEIIHVYDLDLPGDFAPLNQDGEVAEFRRLSLQEVARELEGDAPYTVDAALVALDCLERHGLRLR, from the coding sequence ATGCCTGGACCGCGCCCGGTGCGGCGCCCGCCCGAACCTGTGTCGGCGGCGTCGCCCTGTTCTCGCCCGACGCGCTGGTCGAGATCACGGTCAGCGCGGCCAAATAGGGCGAGCTGGTCCGACGTGGGCCGACAGGAACGCCTCCAGGCCGCACGGTCGTTCGATGCCTCGCGTTTCGTCCCGTTCGTGGCGGACGGCCGGGTTCTCGGCCATGTCCGGCACGACCATGCCGAGTTGCTGCGCCGCTTCGACGAGATCCTGGTCGTTGGCGAAGCCGGGATCGGCTTTCGTCCCGCGCTCGCCACGCATGTCGAGCGCAGCGAAGCGATGGCTCGGATCGCGCATCGGTTTGCCATCGAGGGCCGGCTTTCGGCGTGGCGCGACGAAACCTACGATATCGCCTGCGAGGATGGCGGCTCGGCTGCATTTGTGCTCGAACGCTGCGCGGTGCGCTTTTTCGGCTTCACCGCCCGCGCGGTGCATGTGAACGGGGTGACGCAAACGGACGGGCGTGCGGCGATGTGGATCGCACGCCGCAGCCCGCACAAGGCGATCGATCCCGGCATGCTGGACAACATGGTCGGCGGCGGGCTCGCGAGCGGACTCTCGATCGAGGCGACGCTGGTGAAGGAAGCCTGGGAAGAGGCGGGCATCGGCGAGCGGCTTGCACGCGCGGCGCGTGCAGCGAATACCTTGCGCGTGCTGCGCGAAGTGCCCGAGGGATTGCATGCCGAGATCATTCATGTCTACGACCTCGATCTGCCGGGCGACTTCGCGCCGCTCAACCAGGACGGGGAGGTGGCCGAATTCCGCCGCTTGTCGTTGCAGGAGGTCGCCCGCGAGCTCGAAGGCGATGCGCCCTATACGGTCGATGCTGCCCTGGTAGCGCTCGATTGCCTCGAGCGTCACGGCCTGCGGCTTCGTTGA
- a CDS encoding mandelate racemase yields the protein MRIVAIREAAVPIASAIRNAYIDFSLMTASIVAVVTDVVRDGKPVVGFGFNSNGRYDQSCLLRTRFIPRLMSAEPETLIDSERDNIDPHKVWQRLMINEKPGGHGERSVAVGVLDMALWDAVAKIEGKPLYRLLAERYRNGECDASVFVYAAGGYYYPGKDVSALQDEMRRYLDLGYRVVKMKIGGESLEDDLRRIDAVLEVVGSGERLAVDANGRFDLETALRYGRALAPYKLFWYEEPGDPLDYRLHAELSRHYEGPLATGENLFSMQDARNLVRYGGMRPDRDWLQFDCALSYGLVEYLRTLAMLSEHGWSSRRVVPHGGHQMSLNIAAGLGLGGNESYPGVFQPFGGFADAVPVEDGRVRLPDAPGIGFEVKADLYRVLSQLTG from the coding sequence GTGAGAATCGTTGCCATCCGCGAGGCGGCTGTACCGATCGCCTCGGCCATTCGCAACGCCTACATCGATTTCAGCCTCATGACCGCGAGCATCGTCGCGGTCGTCACCGATGTCGTGCGCGACGGCAAGCCGGTGGTCGGCTTCGGCTTCAATTCCAACGGCCGCTACGACCAAAGCTGCCTGCTGCGCACGCGCTTCATACCGCGGCTCATGAGCGCCGAGCCGGAAACGCTGATCGACTCCGAGCGCGACAACATCGATCCGCACAAGGTGTGGCAGCGGCTCATGATCAACGAGAAGCCCGGCGGCCACGGCGAGCGCTCGGTGGCGGTGGGCGTGCTCGACATGGCGCTGTGGGATGCCGTGGCCAAGATCGAAGGCAAGCCCTTGTACCGGCTGCTCGCCGAGCGCTATCGCAACGGCGAATGCGATGCGAGCGTGTTCGTCTACGCGGCGGGTGGTTACTACTATCCGGGCAAGGACGTCTCGGCGCTCCAGGACGAGATGCGCCGTTACCTCGACCTCGGCTATCGCGTGGTCAAGATGAAGATCGGCGGCGAGAGCCTGGAGGACGATCTGCGCCGCATCGACGCAGTGCTCGAGGTGGTCGGCTCGGGCGAGCGGCTGGCCGTGGATGCGAACGGCCGCTTCGATCTCGAAACCGCCTTGCGCTATGGACGGGCGCTCGCCCCGTACAAGCTGTTCTGGTACGAGGAACCGGGCGATCCGCTCGACTACCGCCTGCACGCCGAGCTCTCGCGGCACTACGAAGGACCGCTCGCTACCGGCGAGAACCTTTTTTCGATGCAGGATGCGCGCAATCTCGTCCGCTATGGCGGCATGCGCCCCGACCGCGACTGGCTGCAGTTCGATTGCGCGCTCTCCTACGGCCTGGTGGAGTATCTGCGCACGCTCGCCATGCTGAGCGAGCACGGCTGGTCGAGCCGGCGGGTCGTCCCGCACGGCGGACACCAGATGTCGCTCAACATCGCGGCCGGACTGGGGCTCGGCGGCAACGAATCGTACCCGGGCGTGTTCCAGCCCTTCGGCGGATTTGCCGACGCCGTGCCGGTCGAGGATGGGCGGGTGCGATTGCCCGACGCACCGGGCATCGGCTTCGAGGTCAAGGCCGACCTGTACCGGGTCCTGTCGCAGCTCACGGGGTGA
- a CDS encoding ferritin, translating into MTQSVGFHENEDLLDPETRDRHRAIASLNEELEAVDWYDQRVKAAHDDELRAILAHNRDEEKEHASMVLEWLRRRDPKLDEHLRNYLFQQKSPIEREHELEGESEAAGAGDGSLGIGSLREETGR; encoded by the coding sequence ATGACGCAAAGCGTCGGATTCCACGAGAACGAAGACCTGCTCGATCCGGAAACGCGCGACCGGCATCGCGCGATCGCCTCGCTCAACGAGGAGCTGGAAGCAGTCGACTGGTACGACCAGCGCGTGAAGGCGGCGCACGACGACGAGCTGCGCGCGATCCTCGCCCACAACCGCGACGAGGAGAAAGAGCACGCGTCGATGGTGCTCGAGTGGCTGCGCCGCCGCGATCCCAAACTGGACGAGCACCTTCGCAACTACCTCTTCCAGCAGAAATCGCCGATCGAGCGCGAGCACGAGCTGGAAGGCGAATCGGAGGCAGCGGGCGCAGGCGATGGCTCGCTCGGCATCGGCAGCTTGCGCGAGGAGACGGGGCGATGA
- a CDS encoding MmgE/PrpD family protein, with protein MPQPLEANPIHPVAAQPSLVLSEFLAGLRFDDIPQSVVARTEDLFLDWFASALAGKGARPTEVMQRFAATMGPATGPAEVFTSRGKTSALFAALVNGAASHFVEQDDLHNSSVLHPATVVFPAVLAVAQEIGASGKALITAAVAGYECGVRVGEFLGRSHYKVFHTTGTAGKLAAAAAVGRLLGLDAQRMNHCLGSAGTMAAGLWEFLRDAADSKQLHTAKAAADGLMAAYIARDGFTGAARIFEGPQGMGAGMSTDADPSRLVDGLGSRWATAETSFKFHASCRHTHPAADALLEGMRRERLRADDIARVTALVHQGAIDVLGPVTDPQTVHQSKFSMGFVLANIALHGRAGLSEFTDAALRDPRLRSFHDKVGMKLDSEVDTAYPKRWIGKVEIRTHDGRTVAQRVDTPKGDPDNTLSRPELEDKAMRLAAYAGGASEAEMRTVIARIWHLHDQADARAFLG; from the coding sequence ATGCCCCAGCCGCTCGAGGCGAATCCCATCCATCCGGTTGCGGCGCAGCCCAGCCTCGTCCTGTCCGAATTCCTCGCCGGGTTGCGCTTCGACGACATTCCGCAATCCGTGGTGGCGCGCACCGAAGACCTGTTCCTCGACTGGTTCGCATCCGCGCTCGCCGGCAAGGGCGCACGACCTACCGAAGTCATGCAACGGTTCGCGGCGACCATGGGACCCGCCACCGGACCCGCCGAGGTGTTCACGTCACGCGGCAAGACCTCGGCCCTGTTCGCCGCGCTCGTCAACGGCGCGGCTTCGCACTTCGTCGAGCAGGACGACTTGCACAACAGCTCCGTGCTGCATCCGGCCACGGTCGTTTTTCCCGCCGTGCTGGCGGTAGCGCAGGAAATCGGCGCCAGCGGCAAGGCGCTGATCACCGCGGCCGTCGCGGGTTACGAGTGCGGCGTTCGCGTCGGCGAATTCCTCGGCCGCTCGCACTACAAGGTGTTCCACACCACCGGCACGGCCGGCAAGCTCGCGGCGGCGGCCGCGGTGGGGCGGCTGCTCGGCCTGGATGCGCAGCGCATGAATCATTGCCTGGGCTCGGCCGGAACGATGGCAGCCGGGCTGTGGGAGTTCCTGCGCGACGCCGCCGATTCCAAGCAGCTGCATACCGCCAAAGCGGCGGCGGACGGGTTGATGGCGGCATACATCGCCCGCGACGGCTTCACCGGAGCGGCCCGCATTTTCGAGGGGCCACAGGGCATGGGCGCGGGCATGTCGACCGACGCCGATCCTTCTCGGCTGGTCGACGGCCTGGGCAGCCGCTGGGCCACCGCCGAGACCTCGTTCAAGTTCCATGCTTCGTGCCGCCATACGCACCCCGCGGCCGACGCCTTGCTGGAAGGCATGCGGCGCGAGCGGCTGCGCGCGGACGACATTGCGCGCGTCACCGCGCTGGTGCACCAGGGCGCGATCGACGTGCTCGGTCCGGTCACCGATCCGCAGACGGTGCACCAGTCCAAGTTCTCGATGGGGTTCGTCCTGGCCAACATCGCGCTGCACGGGCGCGCGGGCTTGAGCGAATTCACCGACGCTGCACTGCGCGACCCGCGCCTGCGCAGCTTCCACGACAAGGTCGGCATGAAGCTCGACAGCGAGGTCGACACGGCGTATCCGAAGCGCTGGATCGGCAAGGTCGAAATCCGCACCCACGACGGCCGAACCGTGGCGCAGCGCGTCGATACGCCCAAGGGCGATCCGGACAACACCCTGTCGCGTCCCGAGCTCGAGGACAAGGCGATGCGGCTGGCGGCATACGCGGGCGGCGCGAGCGAAGCCGAAATGCGCACAGTCATCGCACGCATCTGGCATCTGCACGACCAGGCCGACGCCCGCGCCTTTTTGGGCTGA
- a CDS encoding RidA family protein, with amino-acid sequence MTIERIEVSKRLCEAVVHGDTVYLCGQVADDLQGDIRQQTREVLANIDSMLARAGSDKSKLLTAIVYLKSMDDYKAMNEVWDAWTAPGAAPARTCVGGVALFSPDALVEITVSAAK; translated from the coding sequence ATGACGATCGAACGCATCGAAGTGAGCAAGCGGCTGTGTGAAGCAGTCGTGCACGGTGACACGGTGTACTTGTGCGGCCAGGTCGCCGACGATCTGCAAGGCGACATACGCCAGCAGACGCGCGAGGTGCTCGCGAATATCGACTCGATGCTGGCGCGTGCCGGCAGCGACAAATCGAAGCTGCTCACGGCCATCGTCTATCTCAAGTCGATGGACGACTACAAGGCGATGAACGAAGTCTGGGATGCCTGGACCGCGCCCGGTGCGGCGCCCGCCCGAACCTGTGTCGGCGGCGTCGCCCTGTTCTCGCCCGACGCGCTGGTCGAGATCACGGTCAGCGCGGCCAAATAG
- a CDS encoding diguanylate cyclase, with protein MGAEELATRFFEAGEARPALNAGELGTLAASRLFRGVARERLLERLKPNGEVSLRPGAVLLEHGQRNANIYLLVAGRLAIFLDDDARIPVAHVEPGECVGEISIIDDEAASASVVALEPSRLLVTNAAHLWELMADEPAVALNLMHILAERIRRNNVAVLESYRQQAQLRTISTMDPVTGLHNRRWLNDMFIRQIDRCARARLPSCLAMLDIDRFKSVNDSYGHQAGDRVLAQVARVMLKQLRPSDLIARYGGEEFAVLLPETALPAAVAALERLRLAIGQCQTAIAQRATIRVSVSIGIAQWREGWSLDELIQAADRALYDAKQAGRNRVMLAQESA; from the coding sequence ATGGGGGCGGAGGAGCTGGCAACGCGGTTTTTCGAAGCAGGCGAGGCTCGGCCCGCGCTCAATGCGGGCGAGCTGGGCACGTTGGCAGCCTCGCGCCTGTTCCGTGGCGTGGCACGCGAACGGCTGCTGGAACGTTTGAAGCCCAACGGCGAGGTGAGCCTTCGTCCCGGCGCGGTGCTGCTCGAGCACGGACAGCGCAACGCCAACATCTACCTTCTGGTCGCGGGTCGCCTCGCCATTTTTCTCGACGATGACGCACGCATTCCGGTTGCGCACGTCGAGCCGGGCGAGTGCGTGGGCGAGATCTCCATCATCGACGACGAGGCGGCCTCCGCGTCGGTCGTTGCGCTCGAGCCTTCGCGCCTGCTGGTGACGAATGCGGCGCACCTGTGGGAGCTGATGGCCGACGAGCCCGCGGTCGCATTGAACCTGATGCACATTCTGGCCGAGCGCATCCGGCGCAACAACGTCGCGGTGCTCGAAAGCTATCGCCAGCAGGCGCAGCTGCGCACCATCTCGACCATGGACCCGGTGACGGGGTTGCACAATCGCCGCTGGCTCAACGACATGTTCATCCGCCAGATCGATCGTTGCGCGCGTGCGCGCCTGCCGTCGTGCCTGGCGATGCTCGATATCGATCGCTTCAAGTCGGTCAACGACAGCTATGGTCACCAGGCCGGGGACCGTGTGCTGGCGCAGGTCGCGCGCGTCATGCTGAAGCAATTGCGCCCGAGCGATTTGATCGCGCGCTACGGCGGCGAAGAGTTCGCGGTCCTGCTGCCCGAAACGGCATTGCCGGCAGCGGTTGCGGCGCTGGAACGCCTGCGCCTCGCGATCGGCCAATGCCAGACGGCCATTGCGCAACGCGCCACGATCAGGGTCAGCGTCTCCATCGGTATCGCGCAGTGGCGCGAGGGCTGGAGTCTGGACGAGCTGATCCAGGCTGCGGACCGCGCCTTGTACGACGCCAAGCAAGCCGGCCGCAACCGGGTCATGCTGGCGCAAGAGAGCGCCTGA
- a CDS encoding tripartite tricarboxylate transporter substrate binding protein, giving the protein MRFVREWARSLAPRVSMSRRCILLAFAAAFLPPSLPAQAAEPYPSKPIRIVVPFAAGGSTDILARNIAQRLNESMRSPVIVDNRPGGAGVVGADHVAKSAADGYTLLMGTNTTHAVAPHLYSKLPYNPLRDFIPISEVAYNPQFLDVHPSIPARSVKELIALARARPGELNFGTAGQGTTAHMAMELFRSMAKIDMVHVPYKGTGPAMNDLLGGHLSPMFDVVLTTLPHMKAGRIRVLGVSSLQRVEVAPEVPTIAESGLPGYEALVWFGLFVPAGTPSDIVARLSSEVATIVRHPKLTEAFRLQGLTPVGSTSADFAIRVRKEHERWGKVIREAGIRLD; this is encoded by the coding sequence ATGCGCTTTGTGCGAGAATGGGCTCGAAGCTTGGCACCGAGGGTATCCATGTCCCGTCGCTGCATCCTGCTGGCATTTGCTGCAGCCTTTCTGCCGCCGTCGCTTCCGGCGCAGGCGGCGGAGCCCTATCCGTCGAAGCCGATACGGATCGTGGTCCCGTTCGCCGCCGGCGGCTCGACCGACATCCTGGCGCGCAACATCGCGCAGCGCCTGAACGAGTCGATGCGCTCGCCCGTCATCGTCGACAACCGGCCCGGCGGCGCCGGGGTGGTGGGTGCGGACCATGTGGCGAAGTCCGCGGCCGACGGCTACACGCTGCTCATGGGCACCAACACCACGCATGCCGTCGCGCCCCACTTGTACAGCAAGCTGCCCTACAACCCACTGCGCGACTTCATTCCGATCTCGGAGGTCGCCTACAACCCGCAGTTCCTGGACGTCCATCCGTCCATCCCGGCGCGCAGCGTGAAGGAGCTGATCGCGCTCGCCAGGGCGCGCCCGGGGGAGCTCAACTTCGGCACCGCCGGCCAGGGCACGACCGCGCACATGGCGATGGAGCTGTTTCGCTCTATGGCCAAGATCGACATGGTTCACGTGCCGTACAAGGGAACCGGCCCGGCGATGAACGACCTGCTCGGCGGACATCTTTCGCCTATGTTCGATGTCGTGCTGACGACGCTTCCGCACATGAAGGCCGGCAGGATTCGCGTCCTGGGCGTAAGCAGCCTGCAGCGCGTCGAGGTCGCGCCCGAAGTGCCGACCATTGCCGAAAGCGGCCTGCCGGGCTACGAGGCGCTGGTCTGGTTCGGTCTGTTCGTGCCCGCGGGTACGCCGAGCGATATCGTCGCGCGTCTGAGCAGCGAGGTGGCGACCATCGTGCGCCACCCCAAGCTCACGGAGGCATTCCGTCTGCAAGGTCTGACGCCGGTGGGCAGCACCTCGGCCGATTTCGCAATAAGGGTGCGAAAGGAGCACGAGCGGTGGGGCAAGGTCATCCGCGAGGCCGGCATCAGGCTCGATTAG
- a CDS encoding FCD domain-containing protein has translation MKTRGRSRRTAFAAVFHTKEEYVADFLREGILSGEIPRGTRLKQAELAEELGLSITPVREALKLLAAEGYVLGATHRGAIVAPFEVSSASEVIELRALLETRLTVSAMRRMTLGDMEQMQRLGQDFDRAFEMGDRNAARGANYRFHRFLYGLAGQPLSFHFVQVLWAKYPFDIINQLGGRVGRAAHEHARIIDAVVSRNEEAAAAATREHIYAGWNELKAAIEADPALVDQGTAQAAA, from the coding sequence ATGAAGACCCGTGGACGCTCGCGACGAACTGCGTTTGCCGCCGTATTCCATACCAAGGAGGAATACGTCGCCGATTTCCTGCGCGAAGGCATTCTTTCGGGCGAGATCCCGCGCGGCACGCGCTTGAAGCAGGCAGAGCTCGCCGAGGAGCTGGGACTGAGCATCACGCCCGTGCGCGAGGCGCTGAAGCTGCTGGCCGCGGAAGGTTATGTCCTTGGCGCCACCCACCGGGGCGCGATCGTCGCGCCGTTCGAGGTGTCGAGCGCATCCGAAGTGATCGAGCTGCGCGCGCTGCTGGAGACGCGGCTCACCGTGAGCGCCATGCGCCGCATGACGCTGGGCGACATGGAGCAGATGCAGCGGCTGGGTCAGGACTTCGATCGCGCCTTCGAGATGGGCGACCGCAATGCGGCCCGCGGCGCCAACTATCGCTTCCACCGTTTTCTCTACGGGCTTGCGGGGCAGCCGCTGAGCTTTCATTTTGTCCAGGTGCTGTGGGCGAAATACCCGTTCGATATCATCAACCAGCTCGGCGGCCGCGTCGGCCGCGCGGCGCACGAGCATGCCCGCATCATCGATGCGGTGGTCTCGCGCAACGAGGAAGCGGCCGCGGCCGCGACGCGCGAGCACATCTATGCGGGCTGGAACGAGTTGAAGGCGGCGATCGAAGCCGACCCCGCCCTGGTGGACCAGGGCACGGCGCAAGCCGCGGCTTGA
- a CDS encoding NYN domain-containing protein, with product MPSQDTNIMALFCDFENVALGVRDARYPKFDIDKVLERLLLKGNIVVKKAYCDWERYKEFKADMHEASFELIEIPHVRQSGKNSADIRMVVDALDLCYTKAHVDTFVVISGDSDFSPLVSKLRENNKVVIGVGVKNSASDLLIANCDEFIYYDDLVRGQQKRKPRKKAAPAQAEKAPTAKEAAPAAKEQALQDDEADRKPQALDLVLETVEALFAERGAEEKIWGSMVKQALKRRKPGFNEAYYGFRSFSKLLEEAAAKKLLELEHDDKSGGVIIRGFNPDY from the coding sequence ATGCCTTCCCAGGACACCAACATCATGGCGCTTTTCTGCGACTTCGAGAACGTCGCGCTGGGCGTGCGCGACGCGCGCTATCCCAAGTTCGACATCGACAAGGTGCTGGAGCGCCTGTTGCTCAAGGGCAACATCGTCGTCAAGAAGGCATACTGCGACTGGGAGCGCTACAAGGAGTTCAAGGCCGACATGCACGAGGCCTCGTTCGAGCTGATCGAGATCCCGCACGTGCGCCAGTCGGGCAAGAACTCGGCCGACATCCGCATGGTCGTGGACGCGCTCGACCTGTGCTACACCAAGGCGCACGTGGACACGTTCGTGGTCATCAGCGGCGATTCCGACTTCTCGCCGCTGGTGAGCAAGCTGCGCGAGAACAACAAGGTCGTCATCGGCGTGGGCGTGAAGAACTCCGCCTCCGATCTGCTGATCGCCAATTGCGACGAATTCATCTATTACGACGACCTGGTTCGCGGCCAGCAGAAACGCAAACCGAGAAAGAAGGCCGCGCCCGCCCAGGCCGAGAAAGCGCCAACAGCCAAGGAAGCGGCGCCGGCAGCCAAGGAACAGGCGCTACAAGACGACGAGGCCGATCGCAAGCCGCAGGCGCTCGATCTGGTGCTCGAAACCGTGGAAGCGCTCTTCGCCGAGCGCGGCGCCGAGGAAAAGATCTGGGGCTCGATGGTCAAGCAAGCGCTCAAGCGCCGCAAGCCGGGCTTCAACGAGGCGTACTACGGCTTTCGCAGCTTCAGCAAGCTGCTGGAGGAGGCAGCCGCGAAGAAGCTGCTCGAGCTCGAGCACGACGACAAGTCCGGCGGCGTGATCATTCGAGGATTCAATCCGGATTACTGA